The Chloroflexota bacterium genome contains a region encoding:
- a CDS encoding acetyl-CoA acetyltransferase, protein MDSLKDKTAIVGLGWTAFSRNSGVSVLSLAVEACKKAIDDAGLSVKEIDGVVTHNMGDSVMPQEVATCLGLPNLGYHLEYWGGGPAGCQVVINAAMTVATGMARHVVCFRALNGRSGRRLGGTGERPPTTGEAQFLIPYGWTSFVHAFAHLARRHMIEYGTTTRQMGLVAVAERRHASMNPRAMMRTPITLDDYFASRMVVEPFRLLDICLETDGGCAVVVTSAERARHLRHRPVYIMSAAIGSGPDPTPYGLHTFGWLRGSHTTLYGKYISPQLYGMAGITPEDIDVVELYDEMTIAVLVQLEDFGFCQKGEGGPFVEEGRIEIGRELPVNTHGGFISEGYLHGLNHIAEAVSQLRGDAGQRQVENAEIALCTSLGMQAGSALILRR, encoded by the coding sequence GTGGACTCCTTGAAAGACAAGACCGCTATTGTCGGCCTCGGCTGGACGGCCTTTTCCAGGAACTCCGGCGTCAGCGTCCTCAGCCTGGCCGTGGAAGCCTGCAAGAAGGCTATCGACGACGCCGGGCTGAGCGTCAAAGAGATTGATGGCGTGGTCACCCACAACATGGGCGACTCCGTCATGCCGCAGGAGGTAGCTACCTGCCTCGGCCTGCCCAATCTGGGCTACCACCTGGAGTACTGGGGCGGCGGCCCAGCCGGTTGCCAGGTAGTGATCAACGCCGCTATGACTGTAGCCACCGGCATGGCCCGCCATGTGGTCTGTTTTCGGGCCTTGAATGGCCGCTCCGGGCGCCGCCTAGGCGGCACGGGCGAAAGGCCACCCACCACCGGCGAGGCCCAGTTCCTCATCCCCTACGGCTGGACTAGCTTCGTTCACGCCTTCGCTCATCTGGCCAGACGACACATGATCGAGTACGGCACCACCACGCGCCAGATGGGCCTGGTGGCCGTGGCCGAGCGCCGGCACGCCTCCATGAACCCAAGGGCCATGATGCGCACCCCTATTACCCTGGACGACTATTTCGCTTCCCGGATGGTTGTGGAACCTTTCCGCCTGCTGGACATCTGTCTGGAGACGGATGGGGGCTGTGCCGTGGTGGTCACCTCAGCGGAGAGGGCCAGGCATCTCAGGCATCGCCCCGTCTATATCATGAGCGCCGCCATCGGCAGCGGCCCCGACCCCACCCCCTACGGCCTGCACACCTTCGGCTGGCTCAGAGGCAGCCACACTACACTCTATGGGAAGTACATCTCCCCCCAGCTTTACGGCATGGCTGGCATCACCCCCGAGGACATTGATGTGGTCGAGCTTTATGACGAGATGACCATCGCCGTGCTGGTACAGCTAGAGGATTTCGGCTTCTGTCAGAAGGGCGAGGGCGGCCCCTTCGTGGAGGAGGGGCGCATCGAGATAGGCAGGGAGCTTCCCGTCAATACCCACGGCGGTTTTATCTCTGAGGGTTATCTCCACGGCCTGAACCATATCGCCGAGGCCGTGAGCCAGCTCAGGGGTGATGCCGGGCAGCGCCAGGTCGAGAATGCCGAGATCGCCCTTTGCACCAGCCTGGGAATGCAGGCGGGCAGCGCCCTTATATTGCGGAGGTAA
- a CDS encoding molybdopterin oxidoreductase: protein MQHSDDVAAKRSTCPVCGMGCHVEVLVKDGKAVKIKPDTKSYIPASCMRFGAALDYHKHPDRLNFPLKRSGSRGKGQWQRISWQQAIEEIAEKLAGIRDKYGPEAVLVLGGSPHAGDPAAWRWCNLWGTPNYFHLGKNCGEAEFLAEWSVYGELTTLAMPAIGSTKCTIIWGANPHDSRPPMGWKPFIAAKKAGMKLIVVDPRLTPSAREADIWLQLRPGTDGALALGMINVIINEGLYDRDFVDKWCLGFEDLKSLATQYTPEKVETITWVPKAKIMEAARLYAAGKPALLTMGVATGHLGKASLSAVLGKCFLRAITGNLDLIGGSSFCDVPEYTAFLDELYWDKLIDHPLRKRDNVSADTWPIASVRALKLFRQAMGKVYPKGCGPAHYMVYPGPTFVWSAIIDQKPYPLKAILTQGSNSFCALANGKRIYRAFTSENLDLHVAMDHFMTPTTQLADYVLPATDAIERVDFGLMWGFSNTFTGREPAVDPLYERRDDYQLWRELGNRLGQQGYWPETFEGWLDKLLEPSSITFRGLISREVPWLFSPPQERRYEKQGFATFSGKVELVPSMFKKLGYDPMQGYEEPAWSPVSSPKLAQEYPLILTSGGRVQAYHHSAHRQLAKLRRKYPYPLLQIHPETARELGISDGDSVYIETPVGTIRQKAQLVDWIHPKVVHADAYWWYPEQPGTAPCLFGIWDSNINAILPDDLEHCDYSGNNNLRGLLCRVYPAKEF from the coding sequence ATGCAGCACAGTGATGATGTTGCCGCCAAGAGATCTACTTGCCCAGTGTGCGGAATGGGGTGCCATGTTGAGGTACTGGTTAAGGACGGGAAAGCGGTGAAAATCAAGCCCGACACAAAGTCCTACATCCCAGCCTCATGCATGAGGTTCGGCGCAGCCCTGGACTACCACAAGCATCCGGATAGGCTCAACTTCCCGCTGAAGAGGAGCGGGAGCAGGGGAAAGGGCCAGTGGCAACGGATATCGTGGCAACAGGCAATAGAGGAGATAGCGGAGAAGCTGGCTGGCATAAGGGATAAGTATGGGCCTGAGGCTGTTCTGGTTTTGGGCGGCTCTCCCCATGCTGGCGATCCAGCAGCCTGGAGGTGGTGCAACCTTTGGGGCACGCCGAACTATTTTCATCTCGGTAAGAACTGCGGCGAAGCCGAATTCCTGGCGGAATGGTCTGTCTATGGAGAGCTTACTACGCTGGCCATGCCGGCCATCGGGTCCACAAAGTGCACCATAATATGGGGGGCTAACCCCCACGACTCTCGCCCTCCCATGGGATGGAAACCCTTTATCGCTGCCAAGAAGGCGGGGATGAAGCTTATAGTGGTGGATCCGAGATTGACCCCCAGTGCCCGCGAAGCCGATATCTGGCTACAGCTTAGGCCGGGAACGGACGGCGCTCTGGCCCTGGGGATGATAAACGTGATCATCAATGAGGGTCTCTATGACCGGGACTTTGTGGATAAATGGTGTCTGGGATTTGAGGATCTCAAGAGCCTGGCAACACAGTACACGCCCGAAAAGGTTGAGACCATCACCTGGGTACCCAAAGCCAAGATCATGGAAGCCGCCAGGCTGTATGCTGCCGGCAAGCCCGCTTTGCTCACCATGGGCGTGGCCACTGGTCACCTGGGCAAAGCCTCCCTCTCGGCCGTGCTGGGGAAGTGCTTTCTCCGAGCCATAACAGGCAATTTAGACCTGATAGGCGGCAGCTCTTTCTGCGATGTGCCGGAGTATACTGCCTTCCTGGATGAACTATATTGGGACAAACTGATAGACCATCCTCTGCGGAAGAGGGACAACGTTAGCGCCGACACCTGGCCCATTGCGTCGGTCAGGGCATTGAAGCTGTTTCGCCAGGCGATGGGCAAGGTATATCCCAAGGGCTGTGGCCCAGCTCACTACATGGTCTACCCCGGGCCTACCTTCGTATGGTCAGCCATAATTGATCAGAAGCCCTATCCCCTCAAGGCTATCCTCACCCAGGGTAGCAACAGCTTCTGCGCCCTGGCCAACGGCAAGCGCATCTACCGTGCTTTCACCAGCGAGAACCTCGACCTTCATGTGGCCATGGATCATTTCATGACCCCTACCACCCAACTGGCAGACTACGTCTTGCCAGCCACGGATGCCATCGAGAGAGTGGATTTTGGCCTCATGTGGGGCTTTAGCAACACCTTCACGGGTAGAGAGCCAGCAGTTGACCCCTTATATGAGCGAAGGGATGACTATCAGCTCTGGCGAGAGCTGGGCAACAGGTTGGGACAGCAGGGTTACTGGCCGGAGACGTTCGAAGGCTGGCTCGACAAGCTGCTTGAACCCAGCAGCATCACCTTCAGGGGGCTGATATCCAGAGAGGTTCCATGGCTCTTTTCGCCTCCGCAGGAGAGAAGGTACGAGAAGCAGGGATTTGCTACATTTTCGGGCAAGGTGGAACTGGTACCCAGCATGTTTAAGAAGCTGGGTTATGATCCTATGCAAGGATATGAGGAGCCTGCCTGGAGCCCTGTCAGTAGCCCGAAACTGGCCCAAGAATATCCCCTGATCCTGACCAGCGGGGGAAGGGTGCAGGCCTACCATCACTCCGCTCACAGGCAACTGGCAAAGCTGCGCCGAAAGTATCCTTATCCCTTGCTACAGATTCATCCCGAGACAGCCAGAGAGCTGGGTATCTCCGATGGCGACTCGGTCTACATAGAGACGCCCGTGGGCACAATCAGACAAAAAGCACAGCTAGTCGACTGGATACATCCCAAAGTGGTTCACGCCGATGCTTACTGGTGGTACCCCGAACAGCCGGGCACCGCCCCCTGTCTCTTCGGCATTTGGGACTCGAATATCAACGCCATCCTACCGGATGACCTGGAACACTGTGACTATTCGGGAAACAACAATCTGAGAGGACTGTTGTGCCGGGTCTATCCAGCCAAGGAGTTCTAG
- a CDS encoding VOC family protein has protein sequence MGVEKLQEVGIAVRDLAEALRFFTQVLGVPPGNTETYDRYGMRFNLCPLGDTYLELIEPSSAEGALAESIERRGEGLHHIALKVSNLEETMARLREKGIEFVEDAPLYLNVSYGRVKFTFVRPRSFHGVLLELVEIL, from the coding sequence ATGGGAGTAGAGAAGCTACAAGAGGTGGGCATAGCCGTCAGAGACCTAGCCGAAGCGCTCCGATTCTTTACTCAAGTGCTAGGGGTGCCTCCGGGAAACACAGAGACCTACGATCGCTATGGCATGCGGTTCAACCTCTGTCCCCTGGGAGACACCTACCTGGAGCTGATAGAGCCTTCCAGCGCAGAAGGAGCGCTGGCTGAGTCCATCGAGCGGCGCGGCGAGGGCCTGCATCACATCGCTCTCAAGGTATCAAACCTGGAGGAAACCATGGCCCGGCTGAGGGAGAAAGGCATTGAATTTGTGGAGGACGCTCCACTTTACCTCAACGTTAGCTACGGCAGGGTGAAGTTTACCTTCGTCCGCCCGCGGTCGTTTCACGGAGTGCTGCTGGAGCTGGTCGAGATACTATAG
- a CDS encoding hydantoinase/oxoprolinase family protein: MKTERKIKIIGSDAGGTMTDMIMVDEMGDFVVGKASTTPRDESIGFLDSLEDAFERWNMDWKKEAQTVLPDVQATVYSGTAMLNVLLTRTGRKVGLVITKGFEDTLLHERGGGVHAGYGFQDKMHKVTHIHNEPFIPKRLIRGVTERVSMFGEVAVPLYEDEVRKAVADLLDRTVESIVILFLFSYLNPVHEKRAGEIAREVMKEKGRQVPVHLSCEIMPITREGSRLNALVLQAYGAEPARGQLLRIERKLKDRGYKYPLQIILSDGGIANVNYPALCKACFSGPIGGILGGRYLSRVTGMPNLVCTDMGGTSFDVGLIMGGEPIIVREIELGRTVLNIPTLVMDSIGAGCGQYITIDPESKRVDIGPGSAGADPGPVCYNMGTQIPTVMDCVLILGVLNPDYYLGGKMKLHKDLALKAIKEKCADPMGVDPYRFAEGVVSLISTRMREHIGTVLSVRGYSISDYHLIGYGGAGPMFLSGYTDGMPFKGVLTVPWAAAFSAFGCTTADYLHRYQRSTLVAIQPGADEMIKKHAGTMISASWQELEETAIREMTEEGFRKEDITFQQVAYVRYSQQLEDVEVFSPLPRLKTAQDVDKLIEAFEDVYSRKYSHAATFPEMGYQIFELGLIASVPKPKPELRKYRLEGKAPATEAFKGERALYVKGEWKKAKLYEMDRLRSGNEVEGLAILEAPATTMPVPEGKKVVVDEYKIYWLKEA; this comes from the coding sequence ATGAAAACAGAAAGAAAGATCAAGATTATTGGAAGCGATGCTGGCGGTACGATGACGGACATGATTATGGTGGATGAGATGGGAGATTTTGTAGTGGGCAAGGCATCGACCACACCGAGAGATGAGTCGATCGGCTTCCTGGATTCGCTGGAAGATGCGTTTGAGAGATGGAACATGGACTGGAAGAAAGAGGCCCAAACTGTCCTTCCAGACGTTCAAGCCACTGTCTATTCAGGTACCGCGATGCTAAATGTGCTATTAACCAGAACGGGGAGGAAGGTAGGATTAGTAATCACCAAGGGTTTTGAGGATACCCTACTCCATGAGCGGGGAGGCGGTGTGCATGCCGGCTATGGCTTCCAGGACAAAATGCACAAAGTAACGCATATCCATAATGAGCCCTTCATACCCAAGAGACTCATTCGGGGTGTTACTGAAAGGGTGAGCATGTTCGGCGAAGTGGCGGTTCCTCTTTACGAGGATGAGGTAAGAAAAGCAGTGGCAGACCTTTTGGACAGGACTGTTGAGAGTATAGTAATCCTGTTTCTCTTTTCCTATCTCAATCCGGTGCATGAAAAAAGGGCTGGTGAGATAGCCAGAGAGGTTATGAAGGAAAAAGGTAGGCAAGTTCCTGTCCATCTTTCCTGCGAGATTATGCCAATAACCAGGGAGGGTTCGCGGCTGAATGCCCTGGTACTGCAAGCCTACGGCGCGGAGCCAGCGAGGGGCCAATTATTGCGCATAGAAAGGAAACTGAAAGATAGAGGCTACAAGTACCCTCTTCAGATCATATTGTCTGATGGTGGTATAGCTAATGTGAACTATCCAGCTCTGTGCAAAGCCTGCTTCTCTGGCCCTATCGGGGGCATCCTTGGGGGGAGATACCTCTCGCGAGTGACGGGTATGCCCAACCTAGTGTGCACAGATATGGGTGGGACTAGCTTCGACGTGGGGCTTATTATGGGTGGCGAGCCTATCATAGTCCGAGAGATAGAACTGGGACGAACCGTTCTCAACATACCCACCCTGGTGATGGATTCCATTGGTGCCGGCTGCGGGCAGTATATCACTATTGACCCCGAGTCCAAGAGGGTTGACATAGGGCCCGGGAGTGCAGGTGCTGATCCAGGCCCTGTCTGCTACAACATGGGAACTCAGATCCCCACCGTGATGGACTGTGTCCTTATTCTGGGGGTTCTTAACCCCGACTACTATCTCGGTGGCAAGATGAAATTGCATAAAGACCTGGCTCTCAAGGCGATCAAGGAGAAGTGTGCCGACCCGATGGGCGTTGATCCCTACAGGTTTGCCGAAGGTGTTGTCAGTTTGATCAGTACCAGGATGAGAGAGCACATAGGAACAGTCCTCTCTGTGAGGGGCTACTCCATATCTGATTATCACTTGATAGGTTACGGTGGTGCTGGGCCGATGTTCCTTAGCGGGTATACAGATGGGATGCCCTTCAAGGGGGTGCTTACTGTTCCCTGGGCAGCAGCTTTCTCTGCTTTTGGCTGCACCACTGCTGACTACTTGCACCGCTATCAAAGGTCTACTCTAGTGGCGATCCAGCCAGGGGCAGACGAGATGATTAAGAAACACGCGGGAACAATGATCAGTGCTAGCTGGCAAGAACTGGAGGAGACGGCTATTCGGGAGATGACGGAGGAGGGCTTCAGGAAAGAGGATATCACATTCCAGCAGGTAGCTTATGTGCGGTATTCGCAGCAACTGGAAGATGTGGAGGTCTTTTCTCCCCTTCCAAGGCTGAAAACTGCGCAGGATGTAGATAAGCTGATAGAGGCTTTCGAGGATGTCTACTCACGGAAGTATAGTCATGCAGCGACGTTCCCTGAGATGGGTTACCAGATCTTTGAGCTCGGGCTCATAGCCTCGGTACCGAAGCCCAAGCCGGAATTGAGGAAATATCGCCTTGAAGGCAAAGCGCCAGCCACAGAGGCATTCAAAGGGGAGAGAGCGCTCTATGTGAAGGGTGAGTGGAAGAAAGCCAAGCTGTATGAGATGGATAGGCTACGAAGTGGCAATGAGGTGGAGGGGCTCGCGATACTAGAGGCACCAGCTACCACTATGCCCGTGCCCGAAGGCAAAAAGGTGGTAGTAGATGAGTACAAGATATACTGGCTAAAGGAGGCTTAA
- a CDS encoding ImmA/IrrE family metallo-endopeptidase, which produces MKPLDSFTNLLWQKYGSPPGLSPEMVAEEWVAHSRLSALPSLSEIHSQLQSYGLSVRQSAIPGLRGHHYCYRGGDPTIFYEDADWRGTVEFTLLHEFYEVILDRWGSLLSHYEAPPRSEACWRANKFAAAVLMQKDIFLQALYESHFDIVWLHRHFYRSYSAIAIRAVQLLNEATNSRRKELACAIYHRHGDPKRWPAGGPADFHVGCAMYTSGLRLGRRGYPGHLMPKKGDKVLPGSIVELALQTGQPVLLKRATGFDSSGEKDLTFLARPVLWFNQPSKLVLTGMKVADGHLLEAQARELHPRVIAESYQLI; this is translated from the coding sequence ATGAAGCCTCTTGATAGCTTCACCAATCTATTGTGGCAGAAGTACGGAAGTCCGCCGGGTCTCTCACCGGAGATGGTGGCAGAGGAATGGGTGGCCCACAGCCGCCTATCGGCCTTACCCTCTCTGTCAGAGATCCATTCGCAGCTTCAGTCCTATGGGCTTTCCGTGCGGCAGTCGGCCATCCCTGGCCTGCGCGGGCACCATTACTGCTACCGCGGTGGCGACCCCACCATTTTCTATGAGGACGCCGACTGGAGGGGCACCGTGGAATTTACGCTCCTCCACGAGTTCTACGAGGTTATCCTGGACCGCTGGGGCAGTCTGCTGTCCCACTACGAGGCGCCGCCCCGTTCCGAGGCGTGCTGGCGGGCGAACAAATTTGCTGCCGCTGTCCTGATGCAGAAGGACATCTTCCTCCAGGCCCTTTACGAGAGCCATTTCGACATCGTCTGGTTGCACCGGCATTTCTATCGCTCCTATTCGGCCATAGCCATAAGGGCAGTGCAGCTTCTTAATGAGGCTACCAATTCTCGCCGCAAGGAACTGGCCTGCGCTATCTACCATCGCCATGGGGACCCCAAACGGTGGCCTGCTGGCGGGCCCGCTGATTTCCACGTCGGCTGTGCCATGTATACCTCTGGTTTGAGATTGGGCCGGCGGGGATATCCAGGTCACTTGATGCCGAAGAAAGGAGACAAGGTCTTGCCAGGCTCCATCGTGGAACTGGCGTTACAGACTGGCCAGCCTGTCCTTTTGAAAAGGGCCACTGGGTTCGACTCCTCGGGGGAAAAAGACCTCACTTTTCTGGCGCGACCCGTACTCTGGTTCAACCAGCCATCGAAGCTGGTTCTGACGGGGATGAAAGTGGCAGACGGCCATTTGCTCGAAGCCCAGGCCAGGGAACTACACCCTAGGGTAATAGCCGAGTCGTACCAGCTTATCTAG
- a CDS encoding ABC transporter substrate-binding protein yields MKSRFNFAIAILLVLAIVSTTYLGCGGNGGEKGKTIVMGFLTDMTGPASSMLVFGDQAYYDLARDINQNDPIPGARIKIIAYDTQYNPSRDILGYDWVRERGATIVFSGIPTVGDTLKNTAARDKVVIVSSSPSTYQLEPPGWVFGLTPPVGWVMKGFLKWISENDWDYQAKGRKPKIGSVGWDEPYHRDVTDATKQYVSDHPDQFEWVAGIIAPMSTMTWTAQVEKLKNADYIYLPSTGVGIPTFVRPYRDKGYEAKFLGLDAMTAFLELIVKSTGWDYLDGSLTAHTTLYWNDQYPVVDKAKQLLQRYHPNEKDRIMSMGLGYVSIYFCAAFQFELLRQAVKEVGAENFDSQAYYNAAINFNWWTEGLPARGYGFNESVRYARKDFTVYEWKADAQDLVRASDWLPCDNPNP; encoded by the coding sequence ATGAAGAGCAGGTTCAATTTTGCCATTGCCATTTTACTTGTCTTGGCGATAGTTAGCACAACATACCTGGGTTGTGGTGGGAATGGCGGGGAAAAGGGGAAGACAATAGTAATGGGCTTCTTGACAGACATGACTGGCCCGGCATCATCAATGCTGGTCTTTGGTGACCAGGCATACTATGATCTTGCGAGGGACATCAATCAGAACGACCCTATACCAGGAGCCCGAATAAAGATAATAGCCTATGATACGCAATATAACCCCTCCAGGGATATCCTGGGTTACGATTGGGTGAGAGAGCGGGGGGCCACTATTGTTTTTTCCGGGATACCCACTGTCGGAGACACCCTTAAGAATACTGCAGCTAGAGATAAGGTGGTGATAGTGAGCTCTTCACCAAGCACTTACCAACTGGAGCCGCCGGGCTGGGTGTTTGGCCTAACGCCTCCCGTTGGCTGGGTAATGAAGGGATTCCTAAAGTGGATCAGTGAGAATGATTGGGATTATCAGGCAAAGGGAAGAAAGCCCAAGATCGGTTCTGTGGGTTGGGACGAACCTTACCACAGAGATGTCACTGATGCAACAAAGCAATATGTGAGCGACCACCCGGATCAGTTTGAGTGGGTCGCTGGAATTATAGCTCCCATGAGTACCATGACCTGGACCGCTCAGGTAGAGAAACTGAAGAACGCCGATTACATATATCTACCTTCTACTGGCGTAGGCATACCCACTTTCGTCCGGCCATACCGAGACAAGGGCTATGAAGCTAAGTTCCTCGGACTGGATGCCATGACTGCCTTCCTGGAGCTTATTGTAAAGTCGACTGGATGGGATTACCTCGACGGGTCGTTGACTGCGCACACCACGCTTTACTGGAACGATCAATACCCTGTAGTCGATAAGGCCAAGCAGCTTTTGCAAAGGTATCACCCTAATGAGAAGGACCGCATAATGAGCATGGGATTGGGATATGTATCTATATACTTCTGTGCGGCATTCCAGTTCGAATTATTGCGTCAGGCAGTGAAGGAGGTAGGTGCCGAAAACTTCGACTCTCAAGCCTACTACAACGCCGCCATCAATTTCAATTGGTGGACAGAAGGACTTCCTGCCAGGGGCTATGGCTTCAATGAGAGTGTACGGTACGCCCGTAAGGACTTTACGGTGTACGAATGGAAAGCCGATGCACAGGATTTGGTGAGAGCCAGTGACTGGCTACCTTGTGATAACCCAAACCCGTAA